In Microbacterium terrisoli, the genomic stretch TCGGCCGGCAGCGGTTCGGGCTCGGTGACATCCAGCGCCGCACGGATGCGTCCGCGCCGCACGTGGTCGACGAGGGCATCGGTGTCGATGAGCGGCCCGCGCCCGACGTTGACGACCAGAGCGCCCTCGGGCAGCAGCGACAGCGCGGCGTCATCGATGAGGTGCCGCGTGGCGGCGTTGGCGGGCAGCGTCGCGATCACGATCTCGGCATCCGGCAGCAGCGACGAGAACTCGTCGATTCCGTGCACGTGCACATCACCCTCGTCGCGGGCGCGGCTGGCCAGCACGGTCAGGTCGACCTCGAACGGCGCCAGGCGCGCGGCGGTCGCCTTGCCCACCCCGCCGTATCCGAGCAGCAGCACACGCCGGTCGGCAAGGCTCGCAGCGAACTCCGTCGCCCAGTGATGCCGGTCCTGCGCGCGCACGAAGTCGGCAAGCCGCCGCTGCGCGGCCAGCGTCAAGGCCACCGCGAGCTCGGCGGTCGAGGCCTCGTGCACGCTCGCGGCGTTCGCGAACACGTGGCCGGCCGGCAGTACCGGCACGACTTCTTCGTAGCCGATCGACTGGCCCTGCACGAGGCGCGTGCGCAGCCCGCGCAGCGACGGGTAGATGTCGCCCGCGTTCATGTAGGGCGGAACCACGATGTCGATCGCATCGCGGTCGGCTGCGGCATCCATCGTCCAGACGATCACCTCGACGCCGTCGGGCAGGGGGACAAGGTCATGGGCGAGTTGCTCGGTCGGCACCGAGACCACGAGACGAGGCATGGCGCCCACGTTACCGCCCGGCGCAGCCGGGCCGGGCTCGGATTGCGAGCGGCCCGGACCCGCCTCAGAACGCCGGCGGCACCCCGAGGCCGGTGAGCTTCTCACGCACGTGGTCGCTCGTGATGGCCTTCACCAGTGCCGCGATCGCGGGGGACTTCTCGTTATCGGCCCTGGTCACCAGGGTCACGGCGAAGCGCGGGTCCTTCTCGACGGCCAGTCCATCCTTGTCGGGTGTGAGGCCCAGCTGCCGCGCGAACGACGGCAGATCGAACACCGCGTCGGCCTCGTCATACGCCGTGTTCAGCTGCAGCAGGTCGACCTGCGTGAGCTTGAGGTGGCGCGGATTGGATGCGATGTCGTCGGGGGTCGCGGTGAACGGTGCCGTGCCGTCCTTCAGTGTGATCAGGTGCGCGTTCGCGAGCATCTGCAGGGCGCGCGCGGCGTTGGACTTGTCGTTGGGGATCACGACGCTGCCGCCGTCGGGCAGATCGTTCAGGCTCTTGTGCTTCTTGGAGTAGAACGCGACCACGGTCGAATACACCGGCTGCACGGCGACGAGGTCCGCACCGTTCTTGTCGTTGAACTCCTGCATGAACCCGGGGAACTGCACGAGGTTCGCATCGATCTCCTTGTGCTGCAGGAGCACGTTGGGCTGGACGTAGTCGGAGACCGGCACGAGCTCGATCTTGTAGCCGTCGCCGATCACGTCGGCGGCGGCTTCGACCGCGTCGGTCATCGGCGTCACGGTCGCGGCGACCTTGATCGTCTTGGATTCGGCGTTGTCGCCCGAGGCGCCGGCGCATCCGGTCAGCAGAAGGAGGGATGCCGCGGCCAGCGCGGCGATCGTGCGCATTCTCATGGGTGCCTTTCTCGAGCCGGTCTGCGGCTCACGGGGTGGGGTGCAGAGCGTGCTCAGGGTTTGTCGGTTCAGGGTTTGTCGGTTCAGCGTTTGTCGAGCAGGGCCGATGCCTTCTCGCCGGCGGTCTGGATCAGCAGCACGCAGACGATGACCAGCACGATGGTCGTGTACATGAGGGGGTAGTCGTACTCCTGGTAGCCGTAGCGCAGCGCGAAGTCGCCCAGCCCGCCGCCGCCGACGATGCCGAGCACCGTCGAATACGAGATCAGGCTGATGGATGCCGAGGTCAGCGCATACACGAGTCCCGAGCGCGCCTCGACCAGCAAGAAGCGCCCGACCAGCTGCGGCGTGCTCGCGCCCATCGCGTGCGCGGCGCGCAGCACGCCCGGCGAAACCTCGAGCAGGATCTGCTCGACCAGCCGCGCGTACAGCGCCACGCCCACGAAGCACAGCGGAAAGGTGGCCGCCGGTGTGCCGAACGTCGTGCCGAACACGAGCCGCGTCACCGGGATCAGGAACACGACGAACAGCAGGAACGGAAACGAGCGCACGACCGTCACATACGTGTTCGCCACGAACCAGACCGGCCGCAGTTCGCGCACCCCGCCGGGCCGGGTGAGGTAGATCACGACGCCCAGCGGCATGCCCAGCACAATGGCGGCGGCCAGCGAGAAGGCGAGCATATAGCCGGTCTCGGCCAGCGCGATGCCGATCTTGTCGGCGTTGGCGAGGATGTCGGCGATGTACCCGTTCATGCGCCCAGCACTCGCCTCACGTGGTCGAGATAGCTCGCATCGTCGGTGCGCTCGGGTCGATTCGTCACCGGCAGGATGTCTTTGAGCACCCCGCGTTCGAGCACGGCGGCCCGGTCGCACACGGCGGCAACCGCGGGCAGTTCGTGCGTGACCAGCACGATCGTCGTGCCGAAGTCGCGTCGGGTGCGCGCCAGCAGGTCGAGGATGTCGGCCGCCGTGCGATTGTCCAGGGCGCTGGTGGGCTCGTCGCACAGCAGCAGTTCCGGACGGGTGACCAGTGCCCGGGCGATGGCGACACGCTGGCGCTGGCCGCCCGACAGCCGCGCCGGGAACGCGTCGCCCCGCTCGGTCAGGCCGACGTAGGCGAGCAGACTGTCGACGAGAGCGGCATCCTTCTTCGCCTGCAGCTTCAGCGGCAGCGCGATGTTCTGCCGCACCGTGCGGTTGGCGAGCAGATTGAAGCTCTGGAAGATCATGCCGATGCGGTGCCGCAGCAGCCGGCGACCGCGCTCGCCGAGCGGTTCGGGGTCGACGCCGCCGATCAGCACGCGGCCGCTGGTGGGGTGCTCGACGGCATCGAGCAGGTTCAGCATCGTCGACTTGCCGGCGCCGGATTCGCCGACCACGCCCAGGATCTCGCCCCGCTCGATGGTGAGGTCGATGTCGCGCAGGGCCGTGGTGGCGCCGTAGCGCACCGTGACGCCTTCGAGCCGCGCGACGGCGTCGGGGTCGGCGACGTGGCCGGATTCCGGCATGCGTCGCTCCTTGATACCCGCCGTTTATGGACTGAGTTCAACTATACCGGTAGCTGGCCGGTGAAAGCGCTCGCGTGCCGGCACGCTCGCGAGCGGGAGGGGAGGGGGATGCCAGGGTCAGGCCGCGGCGGAGACCGTCGCGGCGATCGCCGAGGTGAAGAACGTCAGGCCGTCGACGCCGGAGCGCATGGCCGCGGAGGTGTCGGGGCCGAAGCCCGGCTCTGTGGCGTGCTCGGGGTGCGGCATCAGGCCCACGACGTTGCCACGCTCGTTGGTCAGACCCGCGATGTCATTCAGAGATCCGTTCGGGTTGACGCCGAGGTAGCGGAACGCGACCAGGCCCTCGCCTTCGATGCGCGCGAGCGCGTCGGCGGCGGCGACATACCCGCCCTCGCCGTTCTTGAGCGGGATGACGATCTCCTGGCCCTTGTCGAACCCGCTGGTCCAGGCGGTGTCGGAATTCTCGACGCGCAGCCGCTGGTCTCGGCGCACGAACTGCTGGTTGGAATTGCGGATCAGCCCGCCCGGCAGCAGGTGCGCTTCGACGAGCATCTGGAAGCCGTTGCAGATGCCGAGCACCGGCATGCCCTTGCCTGCGGCATCCTTGACCGCCGCCATGATCGGCGAGAGCGCCGCGATGGCGCCCGAGCGCAGGTAGTCGCCGTAGCTGAAGCCGCCCGGCAGCACCAGGGCGTCGACCCCGTCGAGGTCGTGCGAGCCGTGCCACAGAGCGACCGGCTCGGCACCGGCGTGACGGATCGCGCGCTGCGCGTCGCGGTCATCGAGCGAGCCGGGGAACGTGATGACCCCGATGCGGGTGGTCATTCGACGACCTCGATGCCCACGACATCCTCGATCACGCCGTTCGAGAGGATCTCGTCCGCGATGCGGCGGGCCTTCGCGAGCGTCGCTTCGTCGACCTCACCTTCAACGGTCAGTTCGAACCGCTTGCCGATGCGCACACCGGTGAATGCATCCTCACCCAGCCGCGCGAGCGCGCCGGCGACGGCCTTTCCCTGCGGATCGAGCAGTTCGGCCTTGGGCATGACGTCGACGACGATGGTGGGCATTCAAAGCTCCGGATGTCGCGGATAGGGTTCCCCTTCATCCTACGGTGCCCGCCCAGCCCTGAACCTCTGCTCGCTCGCCGCCGCTCAGATGCAGTCTCACGGATCTCTGAAACCGGGGTTGACATTCGTGGGAGCGCTCCCATAGAGTGCATGATCGTGACGTGGGAGCGCTCCCACAGCGAGACGGAGCGCCATGCGGCACAGCACCCATCTCTTCCACAAAGGAGTGACACCCGTGAGAACGCAAGCACTGCGACGGACCGCAATCGTTGCGGCCGTGGCATCCACCGCAGCCGTCGTGCTGGCCGGCTGCGCCGGCAGCACCTCGGGCTCCGACGACGCCGGTCAGAAGATCACCCTGACCGTCACGACGTTCGGTGCCATGGGCCTGGACGGACTGTACAAGCAGTACGAGTCGGACCACCCGAACATCACGATCAAGGCCACCAACATCGACACGGGCGGCAACGCACTGACCGACTGGCAGACCAAGCAGGCCGCGGGCGCAGGACTCCCCGACGTGCAGGCTGTCGAAGAGGGATGGCTCAGCAAGGTCATGCAGGTGAGCGACTCGTTCACCGACCTGCGCAAGTACGGGGCCGACAAGATCAGCGACCAGTGGGTCGACTGGAAGGTCAAGGAGGCCACCGACAAGGACGGCCGCATCATCGGCTACGGCACCGACATCGGCCCCGAAGGCCTCTGCTACAACAGCAAGCTGTTCGCCGCCGCCGGTCTGCCCACCGACCGCGCGGACGTCGCCAAGTACTTCGGCGGCGCCGACGCGACGTGGGAGAAGTTCTTCCAGATCGGCAAGCAGTACCACGACAAGACCGGCAAGGCCTGGTATGACCAGTCCGGCTTCGTCTGGAACTCGATGGTCAACCAGCTGCCCGAGGGCTACTACACTGCCGACGGCAAGCTGAACGTCAAGGACAACGCGCAGCTGAAGGCTCGCTGGGCGCTGCTCGCGCAGGGCGCGGCCGACGGCCTGAGCAGCAACCAGACCCAGTGGGACTGGGGCCAGGGCAAGGCGTTCCTCGACGGCTCGTTCGCGACATTCGTGTGCCCGGGCTGGATGCTCGGCAACATCAAGGGACCGGCCGAGGCCGCCGGCGGCGGCGCCGACAGCGGTTGGGACTTCGCCGACGTGTTCCCGGGCGGACCGGCGAACTGGGGCGGCTCGTTCCTGACCGTGCCGACCACCTCGAAGCACCCGAAGGAGGCTGCGGCGCTGGCCGAGTACCTGACCAGCGAGAAGTCGCAGGTCGCCGCGTTCCAGGCCGCGGGCACGTTCCCGAGCAACCTGGCCGCGCAGAAGGACCCGGGCGTGACCGGTCAGAGCGACCTGACGAAGTTCTTCAACGGTGCTCCGGTCGGCCAGATCCTGGCAGCCCGCGCGCAGGGTGTCGTGGCCCAGTACAAGGGCCCGGACGACTCGGTGATCCAAGAGCAGGTCTTCGGTCCCAGCGTCCAGCTGCTCGATTCGGGCAAGGCGAATGGCCAGCAGGCATGGGATAGCGCCATGAAGCTGCTCGACCAGCTCGTCGTCAACAAGTAGTCCCCCTTTTCTCGGCGGCCCCCGCCTTTCCCCCCGATACCGCGGGGGCCGCCGAGAAAGACCCAGACGATCGAGAAGGCCATGACCACCACGCTCTCGTCGCCGCCGCGCCCCGCTGCCGGCGACGCCGCCCGCCCCGCCGGCACGTCGCCGCGATCCGCATTCCGTCAGCGGCTCAGCCGCTGGGATGTGCGCTATTCGCCCTACGCCTACGTCGCCCCGTTCTTCATCCTGTTCGGCCTGGTCGGCCTGTTCCCGTTGCTGTACACGTTCGTCGTGTCGCTGAACGACTGGAACCTCTTGACCGGCCCGGGTGACTGGGTGGGCTTCGACAACTTCGCCGCCGAACTGACAGATCCGCTGTTCTGGAACTCGGTGTTCAACACCTTCAGCATCTTCTTCCTCTCGGCGATACCGCAGCTGATCGCCGCGATCGTGCTGGCGGCAGTGCTCGACCAGCACCTGCGCGCCAAGACTTTCTGGCGCATCTCGGTGATCCTGCCCTACGTGGTCACCCCGGTCGCCGTCACGCTGATCTTCAGCAGCATGTTCAGCGAGAAATACGGCCTCATCAACAACCTCCTCGAGGTCATCCACCTGCCGGCCGTGATGTGGAAGACCGACACCCTGCCCAGTCACCTCGCCATCGCGACCATGGTCAACTGGCGCTGGACCGGCTACAACGCCCTGATCCTTCTGGCCGCGATGCAGGCCGTGCCGCGCGACATCCACGAGTCGGCCGCGATCGACGGAGCCGGAGCGGTGCGCAGGTTCTTCTCGATCACGATCCCCAGCATCCGTCCCACGATCATCTTCGTCGTGATCACCGCCACGATCGGCGGACTGCAGATCTTCACCGAGCCGAAGCTGTTCAACGCGGCAAGCGCGATCCCCGGTGGTCCACAGCGGCAATATCAGACCACCGTGCTCTATCTCTGGGATCTCGCGTTCAACCGTCAGTCGTTCGGAAAGGCCTCCGCCGTCGCGTGGATCCTGTTCCTGATGATCGTGGCGATCGGCGTGATCAACTTCCTCCTCTCGCGCAGCATCGCCGGAGCCGAGACACGCGCATCCTCGCGCCGCGTGCAGCGCCGCCTCGCGCGCGCCGCGGCCGCCCAGGCGGCCGCCCAGGCGGCGACGGAGGCACGAGTCCCGGATGCCGCGACCGTCGCGTCCGCATCTGAAAGGGGCATCGAATGACCGTGCAGGCACCCACCGCCACCTCGACGGTGACGGCACACGCCCGTGCTCCGCGGCCGGCCCCGCGTCGCCGCGGCCGCGGCCGCATCGGCATCGACCGCCGCCCCGGCTGGTTCGCCTACACGCTGGTGTCGGTGTTCTTCATCGCCGGCGCGTACCCGCTGTACTGGTCGTTCATCATCGGCGCGACCGGCAACAAAGCGCTCACCGAGACCTGGCCCCCGCTGCTTCCCGGCGGACAGTTCTGGAAGAACACAGCGGCCGTGTTCGACACGGTGCCGTTCTGGCTGGCACTGGGCAACTCCGTGATCGTGTCGACCGTGATCGCGGCATCCGTCGTGTTCTTCTCGACCCTGGCCGGCTATGCGTTCGCGAAGCTGCGGTTCCGGGGGCGTGAGGGCCTCATGGTGTTCGTCATCGCGACGCTCGCCGTGCCCACGCAGCTGGGCATCATCCCGATGTTCATGGTCATGAAGGAGCTCGGCTGGACCGGCACGCTCGGTGCGGTCATCGTGCCGACGCTGGTGACCGCGTTCGGTGTGTTCTTCATGCGCCAGTACCTGGTCGATGTCATCCCCGACGAGCTCATCGAGGCCGCGCGCATGGACGGCGCGAGCATGATCGGCACGTTCTGGCACGTCGGCATGCCCGCCGCGCGCCCCGCCATGGCGATCCTCGGCCTGTTCACGTTCATGACCGCCTGGACCGACTACCTGTGGCCGCTGCTGGTCGTGCCGCAGAACCCGACCCTCCAGGTGGCGTTGAGCCAGCTGCAGTCGGCGCGATACGTCGACTATTCCATCGTGCTGGCCGGTGCGGTCCTTGCCACCCTGCCGCTGCTGGCGGTCCTGATCGTTGCCGGAAAGCAGCTGGTCGGTGGCATCATGGCCGGAGCGGTGAAAGGTTGACCGTGCGCCGCAGTCCCGTATCGCTTCGCACCCGCCCCGAGAGAGGAACCCGCCCCGCATGAGCGCGAGCACCCGCCCCTTCCCGTCCGACTTTCTGTTCGGCGCCGCCACCGCGGCGTACCAGATCGAGGGCGCGCACGACGAGGACGGCCGCCGTGACTCGATCTGGGACGCGTTCTGCCGCGTGCCCGGAGCTGTCGTCGGCGGTGACAACGGCGACGTCTCGTGCGACCACTATCACCGCTATCGCGAGGACGTCGCGCTCATGAAGCGCATGGGGCTGCAGTCCTACCGGTTCTCGACGTCGTGGGCGCGTGTGCGCCCGGACGGCGGCGCGCTGAACCCTGCAGGGGTCGCGTTCTACGAGCGCCTGGTCGACGAGCTGCTGGATGCCGGCATCCGGCCGTGGCTGACTCTCTATCACTGGGACCTGCCCGACGCGCTGCAGGCTCGCGGCGGCTGGACCGTGCGTGAGACCGCCGACCGGTTCACGGAGTACGCCCTGGACCTGCACGACGCGCTCGGTGACCGGGTGGACGTGTGGACGACCCTGAACGAGCCGTGGTGTGCGTCATTCCTCAGCTACACCGGCGGTGAGCACGCCCCCGGCCACACCAGCGTCGAGGAGGGCCTGCTGGCAGCGCACCACATGCTGCTCGGCCACGGGCAGGTCGTGCGCGAGCTGCGTTCCCGCGATGCGGGGCTGAACCTGGGCCTGACGCTGAACCTCACCGT encodes the following:
- a CDS encoding 2-hydroxyacid dehydrogenase; this translates as MPRLVVSVPTEQLAHDLVPLPDGVEVIVWTMDAAADRDAIDIVVPPYMNAGDIYPSLRGLRTRLVQGQSIGYEEVVPVLPAGHVFANAASVHEASTAELAVALTLAAQRRLADFVRAQDRHHWATEFAASLADRRVLLLGYGGVGKATAARLAPFEVDLTVLASRARDEGDVHVHGIDEFSSLLPDAEIVIATLPANAATRHLIDDAALSLLPEGALVVNVGRGPLIDTDALVDHVRRGRIRAALDVTEPEPLPADHPLWSLPGVLISPHVGGASTAMMPRIARLVRTQIDRMLAGEPPLNVVIGG
- a CDS encoding MetQ/NlpA family ABC transporter substrate-binding protein translates to MRMRTIAALAAASLLLLTGCAGASGDNAESKTIKVAATVTPMTDAVEAAADVIGDGYKIELVPVSDYVQPNVLLQHKEIDANLVQFPGFMQEFNDKNGADLVAVQPVYSTVVAFYSKKHKSLNDLPDGGSVVIPNDKSNAARALQMLANAHLITLKDGTAPFTATPDDIASNPRHLKLTQVDLLQLNTAYDEADAVFDLPSFARQLGLTPDKDGLAVEKDPRFAVTLVTRADNEKSPAIAALVKAITSDHVREKLTGLGVPPAF
- a CDS encoding methionine ABC transporter permease, which produces MNGYIADILANADKIGIALAETGYMLAFSLAAAIVLGMPLGVVIYLTRPGGVRELRPVWFVANTYVTVVRSFPFLLFVVFLIPVTRLVFGTTFGTPAATFPLCFVGVALYARLVEQILLEVSPGVLRAAHAMGASTPQLVGRFLLVEARSGLVYALTSASISLISYSTVLGIVGGGGLGDFALRYGYQEYDYPLMYTTIVLVIVCVLLIQTAGEKASALLDKR
- a CDS encoding methionine ABC transporter ATP-binding protein; this encodes MPESGHVADPDAVARLEGVTVRYGATTALRDIDLTIERGEILGVVGESGAGKSTMLNLLDAVEHPTSGRVLIGGVDPEPLGERGRRLLRHRIGMIFQSFNLLANRTVRQNIALPLKLQAKKDAALVDSLLAYVGLTERGDAFPARLSGGQRQRVAIARALVTRPELLLCDEPTSALDNRTAADILDLLARTRRDFGTTIVLVTHELPAVAAVCDRAAVLERGVLKDILPVTNRPERTDDASYLDHVRRVLGA
- the purQ gene encoding phosphoribosylformylglycinamidine synthase subunit PurQ; this translates as MTTRIGVITFPGSLDDRDAQRAIRHAGAEPVALWHGSHDLDGVDALVLPGGFSYGDYLRSGAIAALSPIMAAVKDAAGKGMPVLGICNGFQMLVEAHLLPGGLIRNSNQQFVRRDQRLRVENSDTAWTSGFDKGQEIVIPLKNGEGGYVAAADALARIEGEGLVAFRYLGVNPNGSLNDIAGLTNERGNVVGLMPHPEHATEPGFGPDTSAAMRSGVDGLTFFTSAIAATVSAAA
- the purS gene encoding phosphoribosylformylglycinamidine synthase subunit PurS; this translates as MPTIVVDVMPKAELLDPQGKAVAGALARLGEDAFTGVRIGKRFELTVEGEVDEATLAKARRIADEILSNGVIEDVVGIEVVE
- a CDS encoding ABC transporter substrate-binding protein, with the translated sequence MRTQALRRTAIVAAVASTAAVVLAGCAGSTSGSDDAGQKITLTVTTFGAMGLDGLYKQYESDHPNITIKATNIDTGGNALTDWQTKQAAGAGLPDVQAVEEGWLSKVMQVSDSFTDLRKYGADKISDQWVDWKVKEATDKDGRIIGYGTDIGPEGLCYNSKLFAAAGLPTDRADVAKYFGGADATWEKFFQIGKQYHDKTGKAWYDQSGFVWNSMVNQLPEGYYTADGKLNVKDNAQLKARWALLAQGAADGLSSNQTQWDWGQGKAFLDGSFATFVCPGWMLGNIKGPAEAAGGGADSGWDFADVFPGGPANWGGSFLTVPTTSKHPKEAAALAEYLTSEKSQVAAFQAAGTFPSNLAAQKDPGVTGQSDLTKFFNGAPVGQILAARAQGVVAQYKGPDDSVIQEQVFGPSVQLLDSGKANGQQAWDSAMKLLDQLVVNK
- a CDS encoding carbohydrate ABC transporter permease, with protein sequence MTTTLSSPPRPAAGDAARPAGTSPRSAFRQRLSRWDVRYSPYAYVAPFFILFGLVGLFPLLYTFVVSLNDWNLLTGPGDWVGFDNFAAELTDPLFWNSVFNTFSIFFLSAIPQLIAAIVLAAVLDQHLRAKTFWRISVILPYVVTPVAVTLIFSSMFSEKYGLINNLLEVIHLPAVMWKTDTLPSHLAIATMVNWRWTGYNALILLAAMQAVPRDIHESAAIDGAGAVRRFFSITIPSIRPTIIFVVITATIGGLQIFTEPKLFNAASAIPGGPQRQYQTTVLYLWDLAFNRQSFGKASAVAWILFLMIVAIGVINFLLSRSIAGAETRASSRRVQRRLARAAAAQAAAQAATEARVPDAATVASASERGIE
- a CDS encoding carbohydrate ABC transporter permease, whose amino-acid sequence is MTVQAPTATSTVTAHARAPRPAPRRRGRGRIGIDRRPGWFAYTLVSVFFIAGAYPLYWSFIIGATGNKALTETWPPLLPGGQFWKNTAAVFDTVPFWLALGNSVIVSTVIAASVVFFSTLAGYAFAKLRFRGREGLMVFVIATLAVPTQLGIIPMFMVMKELGWTGTLGAVIVPTLVTAFGVFFMRQYLVDVIPDELIEAARMDGASMIGTFWHVGMPAARPAMAILGLFTFMTAWTDYLWPLLVVPQNPTLQVALSQLQSARYVDYSIVLAGAVLATLPLLAVLIVAGKQLVGGIMAGAVKG